In Novosphingobium resinovorum, the following are encoded in one genomic region:
- a CDS encoding fimbria/pilus outer membrane usher protein produces the protein MTMAPCRAETKYDDIPAAADYNDRIRVTETGPIQLEIVVNGVPSGVIVPVEITGDHFRLSAGDMRALNLPAEGDAAAQVMVDELPGVSAEYDVPNQRLKLQVPARWLQGQQIGFGPRRNTGPARSSFGVMVNYDLYAVDAPGAPASASLWNDVRVFGPAGLLSSTGVVRTGGGGTSYMRYDTRWIRSDENSMTTYEAGDLITRTLPWSSAIRLGGIQVSRDFAVRPDVVTYPVPAFSGEAALPSSIELFIDNHQAFGGPVQPGPFVMNPLPQINGGGQASIVVTDALGRQVTTQIPFYVATTLLRPGLTDYALAAGAVRQRYGQSSFDYGTMVASGSIRHGLTDRLTVEAHAEASREMAVVGAGTVLRIGNLGVVNASYSRSRKDGREGGQIAVGYQYQRRDFSFSVNHLRQDAEFFDLAALSGSRISATRQTSASASLALGRFGSLGAAYFDSRTRGEGRTRLVNASWSLPVGRSSSLFASATRDLDARTWTASLTLQVPLGADRGTASTSLTREQNGRYSNRVDYSRAVPTQGGIGWNTGAARLGNGDIYGNADVTWRTDFTELRGGAFGGSGNVTRWLGASGSVVWMDKSVFVANRVADAFALVSTRGHAGVPVYYENQLVGRTDARGHVLIPWAAAYYPGKYTIDPLGFREDLTSDIIDQKVAVQRGSGYVLDFPVRRMIAARMILVDEAGAPLPVGSVIRVNGRGTAYVGWDGLVFAENLGPRNDFLVTLPEGNSCRASFQMDVTADKIADMGTLTCR, from the coding sequence ATGACGATGGCCCCATGCCGGGCAGAGACCAAATATGACGATATTCCGGCGGCTGCCGACTACAACGACAGGATCAGGGTAACCGAAACCGGGCCGATCCAGCTTGAAATCGTCGTCAACGGCGTGCCGAGCGGGGTCATCGTTCCGGTAGAGATCACCGGCGACCATTTCCGCCTGTCCGCAGGCGACATGCGCGCGCTGAACCTTCCGGCCGAAGGCGATGCCGCCGCCCAGGTCATGGTCGACGAACTGCCGGGTGTGAGCGCCGAGTACGACGTGCCCAACCAGCGGCTGAAACTCCAGGTCCCGGCGCGCTGGCTACAGGGCCAGCAAATCGGCTTCGGCCCGCGGCGCAATACCGGACCGGCGCGCAGCAGCTTCGGGGTCATGGTCAACTACGACCTCTATGCGGTCGATGCGCCCGGCGCTCCCGCCTCGGCTTCGCTGTGGAACGATGTGCGCGTATTCGGGCCGGCAGGTCTGCTTTCCAGCACCGGCGTGGTCCGTACCGGCGGCGGCGGCACATCCTACATGCGCTATGACACGCGCTGGATCCGCTCCGACGAAAACAGCATGACGACTTACGAGGCAGGCGACCTGATCACCCGGACCCTGCCCTGGAGCAGCGCGATCCGGCTGGGCGGCATCCAGGTTTCCCGGGATTTCGCGGTGCGGCCCGACGTGGTGACCTATCCCGTACCCGCCTTTTCCGGCGAGGCAGCGCTTCCGTCGTCCATCGAACTGTTCATCGACAACCACCAGGCGTTCGGCGGCCCGGTTCAGCCCGGGCCCTTCGTGATGAACCCGCTGCCGCAGATCAACGGCGGCGGTCAGGCGAGCATCGTCGTCACCGATGCACTGGGGCGGCAAGTAACGACGCAGATCCCCTTCTATGTCGCCACCACGCTGCTTCGGCCCGGACTGACCGACTATGCACTCGCTGCAGGCGCCGTGCGCCAACGCTACGGGCAGAGCAGTTTCGACTACGGCACGATGGTCGCCAGCGGATCGATCCGGCACGGCCTGACCGATAGACTGACGGTAGAGGCCCACGCCGAGGCCAGCCGCGAAATGGCCGTCGTCGGCGCAGGCACCGTACTGCGCATAGGCAATCTCGGCGTCGTCAACGCGTCCTACAGCCGTAGCCGCAAGGACGGGCGCGAAGGCGGCCAGATCGCGGTCGGCTACCAGTACCAGCGCCGCGACTTCTCGTTTTCCGTCAATCATCTGCGGCAGGACGCGGAGTTCTTCGATCTCGCCGCCCTGTCCGGCTCGCGGATCAGCGCGACGCGGCAGACTTCGGCCAGCGCAAGCCTTGCGCTGGGCCGCTTCGGATCACTGGGCGCCGCCTACTTCGACAGCCGCACGCGGGGCGAGGGAAGAACGCGATTGGTGAATGCCAGTTGGTCGCTTCCGGTCGGCCGCTCGTCCAGCCTGTTCGCCTCGGCGACACGCGATCTCGATGCGCGCACGTGGACGGCCTCGCTCACGCTTCAGGTCCCGCTAGGCGCGGATCGCGGGACGGCCAGCACCAGCCTCACGCGGGAACAGAACGGCCGCTACAGCAATCGGGTCGATTACAGCCGAGCAGTGCCCACGCAGGGCGGCATCGGCTGGAACACCGGCGCGGCGCGGCTGGGCAACGGCGACATCTACGGCAATGCCGATGTGACCTGGCGCACCGATTTCACGGAATTGCGCGGCGGGGCCTTCGGCGGCAGCGGCAATGTCACGCGCTGGCTGGGCGCGTCGGGATCGGTGGTGTGGATGGACAAGTCGGTGTTCGTCGCCAATCGCGTCGCCGATGCCTTCGCGCTCGTATCGACGCGGGGCCATGCGGGGGTGCCCGTCTACTACGAAAACCAACTGGTCGGCCGGACTGACGCGCGCGGGCATGTCCTCATTCCATGGGCGGCGGCGTACTATCCGGGCAAGTACACGATCGATCCGCTGGGCTTCCGCGAGGATCTGACTTCGGACATCATCGACCAGAAGGTGGCGGTGCAGCGCGGTAGCGGATACGTCCTCGATTTCCCGGTGCGCAGGATGATCGCCGCAAGGATGATCCTTGTCGATGAGGCCGGTGCTCCGCTTCCGGTCGGCTCGGTGATCCGCGTGAATGGGCGCGGCACCGCCTACGTAGGATGGGACGGGCTGGTCTTTGCCGAGAACCTTGGCCCGCGTAATGATTTCCTCGTCACGCTGCCCGAAGGAAATAGCTGCCGCGCCTCCTTCCAAATGGACGTGACGGCGGACAAGATTGCCGACATGGGAACGCTGACATGCCGATGA
- a CDS encoding fimbrial biogenesis chaperone, producing MKIPALLPRLLVFAACALLPGFAYSQSNNSVVIWPINPVIESGERATPLRLENPGQRPILMQIRIFGWQQIDGDERFVEQKDITGTPPMVRIEPGQQQLIRLTRITPSPAGSEQSYRVIIDEIPLTEADSPAEAGNPAQGAGAAIRFRMRYSVPLFTYGEGANTRAAKTETTARPALQWRVVKADGGNVLQIRNPGASHSRLSGVAQKRSDGTSSKIEGAHGYILAGATMRFPIAQAVVPQARLFADVEDNSSAPMVPWQP from the coding sequence ATGAAGATTCCCGCTCTATTGCCAAGGCTGCTGGTCTTCGCCGCATGCGCACTCCTGCCTGGTTTTGCGTATTCACAAAGCAACAATTCGGTCGTCATCTGGCCGATCAACCCGGTCATCGAAAGCGGCGAGCGCGCCACGCCGCTGCGGCTGGAGAACCCCGGCCAGCGCCCGATCCTCATGCAGATCCGCATCTTCGGCTGGCAGCAGATCGATGGCGACGAGCGGTTCGTCGAGCAGAAAGACATCACCGGGACGCCGCCCATGGTCCGCATCGAGCCGGGACAGCAGCAGCTCATCCGCCTGACCAGGATCACCCCGTCACCCGCAGGCAGCGAACAGTCCTATCGTGTCATCATCGATGAAATTCCGCTGACCGAAGCAGACTCGCCCGCCGAAGCCGGAAACCCGGCTCAGGGCGCCGGAGCGGCGATCCGGTTTCGGATGCGCTATTCCGTGCCACTGTTCACCTATGGCGAGGGTGCGAATACCCGCGCCGCGAAGACCGAAACCACCGCGAGGCCCGCCCTGCAATGGCGCGTGGTAAAGGCGGACGGCGGCAATGTCCTCCAAATCCGCAACCCGGGCGCGAGCCACAGCCGCCTCAGCGGCGTGGCGCAGAAACGCTCCGACGGGACTTCCTCGAAAATCGAAGGGGCGCACGGCTATATCCTCGCCGGAGCCACGATGCGCTTTCCGATCGCGCAGGCCGTTGTGCCGCAAGCCAGGCTGTTCGCCGATGTCGAGGACAATTCCTCCGCGCCGATGGTGCCCTGGCAGCCCTGA
- a CDS encoding aromatic ring-hydroxylating oxygenase subunit alpha: MATAAVIAPVRPALPLGCTFDPEDWYVLARHWYPVALAREVGEKPVGTRLLDQPLVIYKSGDEVVVATNVCPHRGVPLSLGTQQGDSVVCPYHGLRFGGGGKCVHVPAHPARDIPERLHLRTFPSFERYGLIWTCLDAEGDAPAAGDIPDMPHWDESEFQQITCPWIDINGFAGRQLEGFLDVAHFAFVHTETFADPDNAEVPAYAPKRTEYGFEAEYWSSVGNYPIGVSQRGVPGFNWLRHFRCHLPFTATLEIHFPGTDRLVIMNAASPVSARVTRLFAPIARNFDTDLPVQDVYDFNQRIFEEDKAIVEAQMPEWLPLDPTDEAHIPADMSSMTYRRGLKRLGLKRFFGY; the protein is encoded by the coding sequence ATGGCTACTGCCGCCGTCATTGCCCCTGTTCGCCCTGCCCTTCCCCTCGGCTGCACTTTTGATCCGGAAGACTGGTACGTCCTTGCCCGTCACTGGTATCCGGTCGCGCTCGCGCGTGAAGTGGGCGAGAAACCGGTCGGCACCAGGCTGCTCGACCAGCCGCTGGTGATCTACAAGTCCGGCGACGAAGTCGTCGTCGCGACCAATGTGTGCCCGCATCGCGGGGTGCCGCTGAGTCTAGGGACGCAGCAGGGCGACAGCGTCGTGTGCCCCTATCACGGTCTCAGGTTCGGGGGCGGCGGCAAGTGCGTCCACGTCCCTGCGCACCCCGCGCGCGACATTCCCGAGCGGCTGCACCTGCGCACTTTCCCCAGCTTCGAGCGCTACGGCCTGATCTGGACCTGCCTCGACGCCGAGGGCGATGCTCCCGCGGCGGGCGACATCCCAGACATGCCGCACTGGGACGAGTCCGAATTCCAGCAGATCACCTGCCCCTGGATTGACATCAACGGCTTCGCGGGACGCCAGTTGGAAGGCTTTCTCGACGTCGCGCACTTCGCGTTCGTGCATACCGAGACTTTCGCCGATCCCGACAATGCCGAAGTCCCGGCCTATGCACCGAAACGGACCGAATACGGCTTTGAGGCAGAATACTGGAGTTCGGTAGGCAACTATCCCATCGGCGTCTCTCAGCGCGGAGTTCCCGGATTCAACTGGCTGCGCCATTTCCGCTGCCACCTGCCGTTCACGGCGACACTGGAGATCCATTTCCCCGGCACCGACCGACTGGTCATCATGAACGCCGCTTCGCCGGTCTCGGCCCGGGTCACGCGTCTGTTCGCACCGATCGCCCGCAACTTCGACACCGACCTGCCGGTGCAGGACGTCTACGACTTCAACCAGCGCATCTTCGAGGAGGACAAGGCCATCGTCGAGGCGCAGATGCCCGAATGGCTGCCGCTCGACCCCACTGACGAGGCGCATATCCCGGCGGACATGAGTTCGATGACCTATCGCCGCGGCCTCAAGCGCCTCGGGCTCAAACGGTTCTTCGGATACTGA
- a CDS encoding aromatic ring-hydroxylating oxygenase subunit alpha: MTTTTSRGGVAIDCGHLVRDDRVHTSLYKDPAIFDQELDRIFRNTWVWVAHESDVPKANTFKTSWVGNQPVIVTRDKTDTIHVLLNRCRHRAASVCEKKKGKSSVFVCPYHGWSYGVDGALRKVPHASGYQSEPEKAELSLVSLRVETYNGMIFATFKDDIEPLVDFLGPAKKWIDLFMKQGAGFGVKTLGEHKFRFPGNWKIQLENTTDAYHFPIVHKTFLDSLDAETENIFDVLGHGGWVENLGNGHSVMVMIPDLIDLEDNLDAPIPDRFADLAAELVAEGHDDATVRKVVRAVGGTGFNLNLFPNVACSMAFFRVLRPVAVDETEITHVAIGMDEGPVAGNRMRLRLHEHFQGPMGFGTPDDAEGWERVQRGAAAGDDLWIMVNRGVDAPEGAAEAGHDAGDVSAETGMRAAYQQWKRMMTA; this comes from the coding sequence ATGACCACGACGACCTCCCGGGGCGGCGTCGCGATCGACTGCGGGCACCTCGTCCGCGACGACCGCGTCCATACCTCGCTCTACAAGGATCCGGCGATCTTCGATCAGGAGCTGGACCGGATATTCCGGAACACCTGGGTCTGGGTCGCGCATGAAAGCGACGTGCCCAAGGCCAACACCTTCAAGACCTCGTGGGTAGGCAACCAGCCCGTCATCGTCACGCGCGACAAGACGGACACCATCCACGTCCTGCTCAACCGCTGCCGCCACCGCGCCGCCAGTGTGTGCGAGAAGAAGAAGGGCAAGTCGAGCGTCTTCGTCTGCCCTTACCACGGCTGGAGCTACGGCGTGGACGGCGCGCTGCGCAAGGTGCCGCACGCCTCGGGTTACCAGAGCGAACCGGAAAAGGCGGAGTTGAGCCTCGTCTCGCTGCGCGTCGAAACTTACAACGGCATGATTTTCGCCACCTTCAAGGATGACATCGAGCCGCTCGTAGACTTCCTCGGCCCCGCGAAGAAGTGGATCGATCTGTTCATGAAGCAGGGGGCGGGCTTCGGCGTGAAGACGCTGGGCGAACATAAGTTCCGCTTTCCCGGAAACTGGAAGATCCAGCTCGAGAACACGACCGACGCCTACCACTTCCCGATCGTCCACAAGACCTTCCTCGACAGCCTCGATGCGGAGACCGAGAACATCTTCGACGTGCTGGGTCATGGCGGCTGGGTCGAGAACCTCGGCAACGGCCACTCCGTCATGGTGATGATCCCCGATCTCATCGACCTTGAGGACAATCTCGACGCACCGATCCCCGATCGCTTCGCCGACCTGGCGGCCGAACTGGTGGCCGAAGGCCACGACGACGCGACCGTGCGCAAGGTGGTGCGCGCGGTGGGCGGCACCGGGTTCAACCTCAACCTGTTCCCCAATGTCGCCTGCTCGATGGCGTTCTTCCGCGTGCTGCGCCCGGTGGCCGTGGACGAGACCGAGATTACTCACGTCGCCATCGGCATGGATGAGGGCCCTGTCGCGGGCAACCGCATGCGCCTGCGCCTGCACGAACACTTCCAGGGACCGATGGGCTTCGGCACGCCTGACGACGCCGAGGGCTGGGAGCGCGTCCAGCGCGGTGCAGCGGCGGGCGATGATCTGTGGATCATGGTCAACCGAGGAGTCGATGCGCCCGAGGGGGCCGCCGAAGCCGGCCACGATGCAGGCGATGTCAGCGCCGAAACCGGCATGCGTGCCGCCTATCAGCAGTGGAAGAGGATGATGACGGCATGA
- a CDS encoding aromatic-ring-hydroxylating dioxygenase subunit beta gives MSTEAMTATVDAAEAFGAMQFIWREAEILDRLDYKAWLPLWTQDGLYIIPTELGVKDHADALNVAYDNAEMREARVKRLRSGFSMSASPPARTVRTVSRFVFERDGDVLVVRSAMQIAEYKFERLRTIAADVEHHLEAAEGGQWQIGRKIVTLINADDYLHGIGYLF, from the coding sequence ATGAGCACCGAGGCGATGACCGCAACCGTCGATGCCGCCGAAGCCTTCGGCGCCATGCAGTTCATCTGGCGCGAGGCCGAGATTCTCGACCGGCTCGACTACAAGGCATGGCTGCCGCTGTGGACGCAGGACGGTCTCTACATCATTCCGACCGAACTCGGCGTGAAGGACCACGCCGATGCGCTCAACGTCGCCTATGACAACGCCGAGATGCGCGAGGCTCGCGTGAAGCGGCTGCGCAGCGGCTTCTCCATGTCCGCCTCGCCGCCGGCCCGCACGGTCCGCACGGTCTCGCGCTTCGTGTTCGAGCGGGACGGCGACGTTCTCGTCGTGCGCTCGGCGATGCAGATCGCCGAATACAAGTTCGAGCGGCTGCGCACGATCGCCGCCGATGTCGAGCACCATCTCGAAGCGGCCGAAGGCGGCCAATGGCAGATCGGGCGCAAGATCGTCACGCTCATCAATGCCGACGATTACCTGCACGGCATCGGATATCTGTTCTAA
- a CDS encoding Csu type fimbrial protein, producing MKRHIIGFVLLGSAAISTPASAAITGNVNATIVLTTACRINNTVVPDTTTNVDFGTLDFGVQNSYFTQATAQLVGTAGNGIAIQCSNGTQPTISFSAGNSAGLGTSNTGTTGTRSMKHTTSANYVTYNLYRDAGSATPIVANTAIALAADGSAQNVTVYGTAYGAAGLITGTYNDVVVVTIAFGP from the coding sequence ATGAAAAGGCACATTATCGGGTTTGTTCTGCTGGGCAGCGCGGCGATTTCGACGCCCGCCAGCGCCGCCATCACCGGCAACGTCAACGCCACCATCGTCCTGACGACCGCCTGCCGGATCAACAATACCGTCGTTCCCGATACGACGACCAACGTGGACTTCGGCACGCTCGATTTCGGGGTACAGAACAGCTACTTCACCCAGGCTACCGCCCAGCTTGTCGGTACGGCCGGAAACGGCATAGCCATTCAGTGCAGCAACGGCACGCAACCGACCATCTCGTTCTCGGCGGGCAATTCGGCGGGATTGGGCACAAGCAATACCGGGACGACCGGCACGCGTTCGATGAAGCATACGACTTCAGCGAATTACGTGACTTACAATCTCTACCGGGACGCCGGAAGCGCGACGCCGATCGTGGCCAATACCGCGATCGCCTTGGCGGCCGACGGCAGCGCGCAGAACGTTACCGTATACGGCACGGCTTACGGCGCTGCGGGGCTGATCACCGGCACCTACAACGATGTCGTCGTCGTGACGATCGCATTCGGCCCCTAA
- a CDS encoding aldehyde dehydrogenase family protein, whose product MSYKLLIDGALVDGASDIEVVNPASGIAFANAPRADEQQAQTAVAAAKRAFPGWAALGFAQRRGYLDALAEAIRVRIDDFARILTQEQGKPLKEARQEVLGAIAALAYYAPFELEPRVLRDTADERIIEQRYPLGVVAAITPWNYPLLLLMVKLAPALITGNTVIAKPAPTTPLTTLLLGEVAAEILPPGVFQTLVDRNDLGALLSGHPDVAHVSFTGSTPTGKKVLGSAADTLKRFTLELGGNDAAIILDDADVAKVAPRIFSGATTNAGQICLAVKRVYAPHAMMDALCTELARLAGEAVVGDGLEQGTTIGPIQNRAQFEKVLGFIEDARAHGTIVAGGEALPGDGYFIAPTIVRDLPDDARLVREEQFGPVLPVLGYDDLDDAIRRANDSDYGLGGTVWTSNVDRGIAVASRIESGTVWVNKHLELPFDVPFGGAKQSGIGRQQGIEGMEDFTQPRIVNVALG is encoded by the coding sequence ATGTCTTACAAACTGTTGATCGATGGAGCGCTGGTCGATGGCGCCTCCGATATCGAGGTCGTGAATCCAGCCTCCGGCATTGCCTTTGCCAACGCCCCCCGCGCCGACGAGCAGCAGGCGCAAACTGCCGTCGCCGCCGCCAAACGCGCGTTCCCAGGCTGGGCGGCCCTCGGCTTCGCACAGCGCCGAGGCTACCTCGACGCGCTGGCCGAGGCGATCCGCGTGCGCATCGACGATTTCGCCCGCATACTGACGCAGGAACAGGGAAAGCCCCTGAAGGAAGCTAGGCAGGAAGTTCTCGGCGCCATTGCCGCGCTCGCCTACTACGCGCCGTTCGAACTTGAGCCGCGCGTCCTGCGGGACACGGCGGATGAGCGGATCATCGAGCAGCGCTATCCGCTAGGCGTGGTTGCCGCCATCACGCCGTGGAACTACCCGCTGTTGCTGCTGATGGTGAAGCTGGCCCCGGCGCTCATCACGGGCAATACCGTAATCGCCAAGCCCGCTCCGACCACGCCGCTCACCACCCTGCTGCTGGGCGAGGTTGCCGCCGAGATCCTCCCGCCCGGTGTCTTCCAGACGCTGGTGGACCGCAACGACCTTGGCGCCCTGCTGAGCGGGCACCCCGACGTCGCGCACGTCAGCTTCACCGGCTCGACGCCAACCGGCAAGAAAGTGCTCGGCAGCGCCGCCGACACCCTCAAGCGCTTCACGCTGGAGCTGGGCGGCAACGACGCGGCGATCATTCTCGATGACGCCGATGTCGCCAAGGTCGCACCACGGATATTCAGCGGCGCCACCACCAATGCGGGCCAGATCTGCCTTGCCGTGAAGCGAGTCTATGCCCCGCACGCGATGATGGATGCGCTGTGCACCGAACTCGCCCGGCTCGCCGGAGAGGCGGTCGTCGGCGACGGGCTGGAGCAGGGCACCACGATCGGGCCGATCCAGAACCGCGCCCAGTTCGAGAAAGTCCTTGGCTTCATCGAAGACGCCCGCGCGCACGGCACAATCGTCGCCGGCGGGGAAGCGCTGCCGGGCGATGGCTACTTCATCGCGCCCACCATCGTGCGCGACCTGCCCGACGATGCGCGCCTCGTACGCGAGGAGCAGTTCGGCCCGGTACTTCCCGTACTGGGTTATGATGATCTCGACGATGCGATCCGCCGGGCCAACGACAGCGACTACGGGCTGGGCGGCACCGTCTGGACCTCGAACGTGGATCGCGGCATCGCAGTCGCCTCGCGCATCGAGAGCGGGACGGTGTGGGTCAACAAGCACCTGGAACTGCCGTTCGACGTCCCCTTCGGCGGCGCCAAGCAATCGGGCATCGGCCGCCAGCAGGGTATCGAGGGCATGGAGGACTTCACCCAGCCGCGCATCGTCAACGTAGCGCTTGGCTGA
- a CDS encoding Csu type fimbrial protein, producing MRRLGAAISAGALTIVIASTAHAETSKTFAVSATIAAGCAVDGLGTSGSAGTMGTLTFPSQPSVATTTLQANISGSQAIVLRCTPGVSLTMSIDGGLHAATGRTLQLGTTANRLAYSLCADAGCAQAIGINQAISIAVTSTNMNNVRLPVYGRLTLPGTTPPGTYTDTLTVTLSW from the coding sequence ATGCGCCGGCTTGGGGCAGCCATTTCCGCCGGAGCGCTGACGATCGTGATCGCCAGTACCGCTCATGCGGAAACCAGCAAGACTTTCGCGGTATCCGCGACGATCGCGGCCGGATGTGCCGTCGATGGCTTGGGGACGAGCGGTAGCGCAGGCACGATGGGCACGCTGACGTTCCCCTCTCAACCGTCCGTCGCCACGACGACGCTACAGGCCAACATCAGTGGATCCCAGGCGATCGTCCTGCGCTGCACGCCGGGCGTTAGCCTGACCATGTCGATCGATGGCGGACTGCACGCGGCAACAGGCCGCACCCTGCAACTGGGCACCACCGCGAACCGGCTGGCCTACAGCCTATGCGCGGACGCCGGATGCGCGCAGGCGATCGGCATCAACCAGGCGATATCGATCGCGGTGACCTCCACCAACATGAACAATGTCAGGTTACCCGTCTACGGCCGCCTGACGCTGCCGGGCACGACGCCGCCGGGCACTTATACCGACACCCTGACCGTCACCTTGAGCTGGTAG
- a CDS encoding NAD(P)/FAD-dependent oxidoreductase, whose product MEKSDVVIVGAGHGGAQCALALRQNGFTGTITVIGREPEHPYERPPLSKEYFAREKTFDRLYIRPPTFWAEKEVTFRLSTEVTKVDAEAKELTLSNGTTFGYGKLVWATGGDPRRLSCSGAELAGVHAVRTREDCDTLMAEVDAGTKNIVVIGGGYIGLEAAAVLSKMGLSVVLLEALPRVLARAAGEELSEFYQKEHRDHGVDLRTGVAVECLEGDGHRVTGVKLVDGEVIPAEAVIVGIGIVPAVGPLILAGASGANGVDVDEFCRTSLPDVYAIGDCAAFACDYAGGTVMRVESVQNANDMATCVAKAICGEEKPYKAFPWFWSNQYDLKLQTAGINMGFDQTVTRGDVEGRSFSVVYLKQGKVVALDCVNMVKDYVQGRKLVEAGATPDVGRLADAGVPLKELV is encoded by the coding sequence ATGGAAAAATCAGACGTCGTCATCGTGGGAGCGGGACATGGGGGAGCGCAATGTGCGCTCGCCCTGCGCCAGAACGGGTTCACCGGAACCATCACCGTCATCGGCCGCGAGCCGGAGCATCCTTACGAGCGGCCGCCGCTTTCGAAGGAATACTTCGCGCGCGAGAAGACCTTCGATCGTCTCTACATCCGCCCGCCGACGTTCTGGGCCGAGAAGGAGGTGACCTTCAGGCTCTCCACCGAAGTCACCAAGGTGGACGCCGAAGCGAAGGAACTGACGCTCTCGAACGGCACGACCTTCGGCTACGGCAAGCTGGTCTGGGCGACCGGCGGCGATCCGCGGCGCCTGTCGTGCAGCGGGGCCGAGCTTGCGGGCGTCCACGCGGTACGCACCCGCGAGGACTGCGACACGCTGATGGCCGAAGTCGATGCGGGGACGAAGAACATCGTCGTCATCGGCGGCGGCTACATCGGGCTGGAAGCAGCGGCGGTGCTGTCGAAGATGGGGCTCAGCGTGGTCCTGCTCGAAGCCCTGCCGCGCGTGCTGGCGCGCGCCGCGGGCGAGGAGCTGTCCGAATTCTACCAGAAGGAACACCGCGATCACGGCGTCGATCTGCGCACCGGCGTTGCGGTGGAATGCCTCGAAGGTGACGGACACCGCGTTACCGGCGTGAAGCTGGTCGACGGCGAGGTGATCCCCGCCGAGGCGGTGATCGTCGGCATCGGCATCGTGCCCGCCGTCGGTCCGCTGATCCTCGCAGGTGCCTCGGGTGCGAACGGCGTGGACGTGGACGAGTTCTGCCGCACCTCGCTGCCGGACGTCTACGCGATCGGTGACTGCGCGGCCTTCGCCTGCGATTATGCGGGCGGCACAGTGATGCGCGTGGAATCGGTGCAGAACGCCAACGACATGGCGACCTGCGTGGCCAAGGCGATCTGCGGCGAGGAGAAGCCGTACAAGGCGTTCCCGTGGTTCTGGTCGAACCAGTATGATCTCAAGCTGCAGACGGCCGGGATCAACATGGGCTTCGACCAGACGGTGACGCGCGGCGACGTCGAGGGGCGCAGCTTCTCGGTGGTTTACCTCAAGCAGGGCAAGGTCGTGGCGCTGGACTGCGTGAACATGGTCAAGGACTACGTGCAGGGCCGCAAGCTGGTGGAAGCGGGTGCGACGCCCGATGTGGGGCGCCTTGCCGACGCAGGTGTGCCGCTGAAAGAACTGGTGTGA
- a CDS encoding Csu type fimbrial protein: protein MPMTRRRPALIALLLLCGLLFGGGTVQAQTYGNCTVAPSTITIGETGSFNVASQVQSGSGASGFSCASLLVVATTSYIKVGVDASTFLLTRVGGTQTIPFTLSSTSGGAALGIGSEVDMSTTALLGLFSGPSNSIPLYVRTTPTSALPAGTYTGTVTLRWYFSVCTIGALNGCIGTSNSPGATRSGLLGPLTSWGTGAPVTVTVTLNVLPDCQITAPDLAFGTAPLVGSFNPVTRTISVRCSFGSTYTVGLGNGQNFSGTRRMRQGTTSSYLNYEIYRGNSVSAGRWGSAIAGERRSSAAADTNPGIYDSSTLQGFTYRAVIDPAQTTPAAGTYADVIIVDIAF, encoded by the coding sequence ATGCCGATGACCCGCCGCCGCCCCGCGCTGATCGCCCTGCTGCTGCTGTGCGGCCTGCTCTTCGGCGGCGGGACGGTGCAGGCCCAGACTTACGGGAACTGCACGGTCGCGCCATCCACCATCACCATCGGCGAGACCGGGTCCTTCAACGTGGCGAGCCAGGTCCAGTCCGGCAGCGGCGCCAGCGGCTTCTCATGCGCGAGCCTGCTGGTGGTGGCGACCACGTCGTACATCAAGGTGGGTGTCGATGCGTCCACATTCCTGCTCACGCGCGTCGGCGGCACCCAGACGATACCTTTCACCCTGTCGTCCACGTCCGGCGGCGCCGCATTGGGGATAGGCAGCGAGGTCGATATGTCCACCACCGCGCTGCTTGGCCTGTTCAGCGGGCCGAGCAACAGCATTCCCCTCTACGTCCGGACGACGCCGACGTCGGCCTTACCGGCAGGTACGTATACCGGCACGGTGACCTTGCGCTGGTACTTCTCGGTGTGCACGATTGGCGCCCTGAACGGTTGTATCGGCACGTCGAACAGCCCCGGAGCGACGCGCAGCGGATTGCTTGGCCCGTTGACGAGTTGGGGCACCGGCGCACCCGTGACGGTGACGGTGACGCTCAACGTCCTGCCCGACTGTCAGATCACCGCTCCCGACCTGGCATTCGGCACCGCACCGCTGGTCGGTAGTTTCAATCCGGTGACACGCACCATATCGGTCCGTTGCAGTTTCGGCTCCACGTATACCGTCGGCCTGGGCAACGGACAGAACTTCTCGGGCACCCGGCGCATGCGGCAGGGTACGACCTCCAGCTACCTCAATTACGAGATCTATCGCGGCAATTCGGTGAGCGCCGGACGCTGGGGCAGCGCGATCGCAGGCGAACGCCGCAGCAGCGCCGCCGCCGACACCAACCCCGGCATTTATGACAGCAGCACGCTGCAGGGCTTCACCTACCGCGCCGTGATCGACCCCGCGCAGACCACTCCGGCCGCAGGCACGTACGCCGACGTCATCATCGTCGACATCGCGTTCTGA